Proteins from a single region of Desulfolutivibrio sulfoxidireducens:
- a CDS encoding FmdE family protein, giving the protein MNIGSYTFDEYVVMAAAFHGNPAPGLLIGGYMVELAKSALPEGTIFDAVVETPKCLPDAVQLLTLCSYGNGWMKTVNLGRYALALYDKYTGEGVRVWIDPAKLSMWPEIRDWFLKLKPKREQNRERLFDEIRRAGPGICGMAPVKVADSFLKKGSMGVIAVCPLCGEAYPGADGGMCRGCSGEHPYLTDAVAARDALCESGPKLRAVPTTQAVGRRALHDMTRVVPGESKDPAFLAGQLLTAGDVCRLHTMGRERVFVLEDVDPDLEWIHENEAAVAFARAMAGDGVSFEEPPREGKINFRAEKEGLLLLDRPMLRAFNLVEGVMCASRQGFLPVEGGKRFAACRAIPLYLARTAFDRAMAILEDGPLFRIAPIEPLPTGILVTGTEVFKGLVQDRFIPIVKSKVEKFGCPVSGTAVVPDDMEAIARAAADLVADGARLLVTTAGLSVDPDDVTRRGLMKAGLTGALYGAPVLPGAMTLIGRMGPARVLGVPACALYYQITALDLLLPRLLAGVDMTRADLAEMAEGGYCLTCKTCTFPKCPFGK; this is encoded by the coding sequence ATGAATATCGGCAGCTACACCTTCGACGAATATGTGGTCATGGCCGCGGCCTTTCACGGGAACCCGGCCCCGGGCCTTCTGATCGGGGGATACATGGTCGAACTGGCCAAAAGCGCCCTGCCCGAGGGCACCATCTTCGACGCCGTGGTGGAAACCCCCAAGTGTCTTCCCGACGCCGTGCAGCTTCTGACCCTGTGCAGCTACGGCAACGGCTGGATGAAGACCGTCAACCTGGGCCGCTACGCTCTGGCTTTGTACGACAAGTACACCGGCGAGGGGGTGCGGGTGTGGATCGACCCGGCCAAGCTCAGCATGTGGCCGGAGATCAGGGATTGGTTCCTCAAACTCAAGCCCAAGCGGGAGCAGAACCGGGAACGGCTGTTCGACGAGATACGGCGGGCCGGCCCGGGCATCTGCGGCATGGCCCCGGTCAAGGTGGCCGATTCCTTTCTCAAGAAGGGCAGCATGGGCGTCATCGCCGTGTGCCCCCTGTGCGGCGAGGCCTATCCCGGGGCCGACGGCGGCATGTGCCGGGGCTGCTCCGGGGAGCACCCCTACCTGACCGACGCTGTGGCCGCCCGGGACGCCCTGTGCGAGAGCGGCCCCAAACTGCGGGCCGTGCCCACGACCCAGGCCGTGGGCCGCCGGGCCCTGCACGACATGACCCGGGTGGTGCCCGGGGAGAGCAAGGACCCGGCGTTTCTGGCCGGACAGCTCCTGACCGCCGGGGACGTGTGCCGCCTGCACACCATGGGCCGGGAGCGGGTGTTCGTCCTGGAGGACGTGGACCCGGACCTGGAATGGATTCACGAGAACGAGGCCGCCGTGGCCTTTGCCCGGGCCATGGCCGGGGACGGCGTCAGCTTCGAGGAGCCGCCCCGGGAGGGCAAAATCAATTTCCGGGCCGAGAAGGAGGGACTGTTGCTCCTTGATCGGCCCATGCTGCGGGCCTTCAATCTGGTGGAGGGGGTCATGTGCGCCTCCCGCCAGGGCTTTTTGCCTGTCGAGGGCGGCAAGCGCTTCGCCGCCTGCCGGGCCATCCCCCTGTATCTGGCCCGGACCGCCTTTGACCGGGCCATGGCCATTCTGGAGGACGGCCCCCTGTTTCGCATCGCGCCCATCGAACCCCTGCCCACAGGCATCCTGGTGACCGGCACCGAGGTCTTCAAGGGGCTTGTCCAGGACCGGTTCATCCCCATCGTCAAAAGCAAGGTGGAGAAGTTCGGCTGTCCCGTCTCGGGCACGGCCGTGGTCCCGGACGACATGGAGGCCATAGCCAGGGCCGCCGCCGATCTGGTGGCCGACGGGGCCAGGCTTTTGGTGACCACGGCCGGGCTTTCCGTGGACCCCGACGACGTTACCCGGCGCGGCCTCATGAAGGCCGGGCTGACGGGCGCCCTGTACGGTGCCCCGGTTTTGCCCGGGGCCATGACCCTGATCGGACGCATGGGGCCGGCCAGGGTCCTTGGCGTTCCGGCCTGCGCCCTGTATTACCAGATCACGGCCCTGGACCTGCTTCTGCCCAGGCTTCTGGCCGGGGTGGACATGACCCGGGCGGATCTGGCCGAGATGGCCGAGGGCGGCTATTGCCTGACCTGCAAGACCTGCACCTTCCCCAAGTGCCCCTTCGGCAAGTAG
- a CDS encoding lytic transglycosylase domain-containing protein: protein MSIPSTSARPSRAFGLVAVLVVALWPCASAKAYTLYGFEDEFGIVHLSETRTSERDVLLFEGPADPKLGFVEIKRRIREKGGAAKARRQDWIADAVKPYGAAFQGTGGPHAFGPVITSGPLVDMIRRHGATHRVPLELLYAVVEQESGFQNAAVSPKGAQGLMQLMPDTQATLGVADPFDPEKNIAAGARFLRMMLDRFRDTPLALAAYNAGPEVVARSGGVPPIPETLRYVERVMARQAMLQGVFDQGEKKNAKPVSLTPRTSGGSTPRPGPSSGSPPR from the coding sequence ATGTCGATTCCTTCCACATCGGCCCGGCCGTCCCGGGCCTTTGGCCTGGTCGCCGTCCTGGTCGTGGCCCTTTGGCCGTGTGCCTCGGCCAAGGCCTATACGCTCTACGGCTTCGAGGACGAATTCGGCATCGTGCACCTGTCCGAGACCAGGACCTCCGAACGCGACGTGCTGCTCTTCGAGGGGCCGGCCGATCCGAAACTCGGATTCGTCGAGATCAAAAGGCGCATCCGGGAAAAGGGCGGAGCCGCAAAGGCGCGCCGCCAGGACTGGATCGCCGACGCCGTCAAACCCTATGGGGCCGCCTTTCAGGGGACGGGAGGGCCGCACGCCTTCGGGCCGGTGATCACCTCCGGGCCGCTCGTGGACATGATCCGGCGCCACGGCGCGACCCACCGGGTCCCCCTGGAGCTTTTGTACGCGGTGGTGGAGCAGGAGTCGGGATTCCAGAACGCGGCCGTGTCCCCCAAGGGCGCCCAGGGTCTCATGCAGCTTATGCCCGACACCCAGGCCACGCTGGGCGTGGCCGATCCCTTTGATCCGGAAAAAAACATCGCGGCCGGGGCCAGGTTCCTGCGCATGATGCTCGACCGCTTTCGTGACACGCCCCTGGCCCTGGCGGCCTACAACGCCGGACCCGAGGTCGTGGCCCGAAGCGGCGGCGTGCCGCCCATCCCCGAGACCCTGCGCTACGTGGAGCGGGTCATGGCCAGGCAGGCCATGCTCCAGGGGGTGTTCGATCAGGGGGAAAAAAAGAACGCCAAGCCCGTTTCCCTCACGCCCCGGACTTCAGGCGGGTCGACGCCTCGCCCAGGACCTTCGTCCGGAAGCCCGCCACGTTGA
- a CDS encoding trans-sulfuration enzyme family protein — translation MTISAMRPDTLCARAGEQLDRRVGGVTTPIHTASAYMRADVGGREAYRYPRYANIPTQVAPAEKIAALEGTNDGLVVSSGMAAEAVALLAVLRAGDHVVFQADLYGGTHHFLSVELPRQGIARTLVEHADAASLEDAVRDDTRAVFVETPSNPLFHVVDLAAVADMAKRRGIVSIADNTFASPINQNPLALGFDLVVHSGTKYLNGHSDLNCGAVAGDSALMEKVRERAVDYGVTLNVYDCFLLERGMKTLALRMARHNANAMALAEFLAGHDMVSRVFYPGLPGHPGHGIAARQMRGFGGMLSFELDCEPRRARAFVAGLGLVLEAVSLGGVESLICFPSETSHAKMSPGDRRARGISDTLIRFSAGIEDVEDLMEDMERGFAAARR, via the coding sequence ATGACGATTTCTGCCATGCGGCCCGACACCCTGTGCGCCCGGGCCGGAGAACAACTCGACAGGCGGGTGGGCGGGGTGACCACACCCATTCACACGGCCTCGGCCTACATGCGCGCCGATGTCGGCGGCCGGGAGGCCTATCGCTATCCGCGCTACGCCAACATCCCCACCCAGGTCGCCCCGGCCGAAAAGATCGCCGCCCTGGAAGGGACAAACGACGGCCTGGTGGTCTCCTCGGGCATGGCCGCCGAGGCCGTGGCCCTGCTGGCGGTCCTTCGGGCCGGGGACCACGTGGTCTTCCAGGCCGACCTCTACGGCGGCACCCATCACTTCCTGTCCGTGGAGCTGCCGCGCCAGGGCATCGCCCGCACCCTGGTGGAACACGCCGACGCCGCCTCCCTTGAGGACGCGGTGCGCGACGACACCCGGGCGGTATTCGTGGAGACGCCCTCCAATCCGCTGTTCCATGTCGTGGACCTGGCCGCCGTGGCGGATATGGCCAAACGCCGGGGCATCGTGAGCATCGCGGACAACACCTTCGCCTCGCCCATCAACCAGAACCCCCTGGCCCTGGGCTTCGATCTGGTGGTCCATAGCGGCACCAAGTATTTAAACGGCCATAGCGACTTAAACTGCGGGGCCGTGGCCGGGGACAGCGCCCTCATGGAGAAGGTCCGGGAGCGGGCCGTGGACTACGGCGTGACCTTAAACGTCTACGACTGCTTTCTGCTGGAGCGGGGCATGAAGACCCTGGCCCTGCGCATGGCCCGGCACAACGCCAACGCCATGGCCCTGGCCGAGTTTTTGGCCGGACACGACATGGTCTCCCGGGTCTTCTATCCGGGCCTGCCCGGGCATCCCGGACATGGGATCGCGGCACGCCAGATGCGCGGCTTCGGGGGCATGCTCTCCTTCGAACTGGACTGCGAGCCGCGCCGGGCCAGGGCCTTCGTGGCCGGCCTGGGCCTTGTCCTCGAGGCCGTGAGCCTGGGCGGGGTGGAGTCGCTGATCTGCTTTCCGAGCGAGACCTCCCACGCCAAGATGTCCCCCGGGGACCGCCGCGCCCGGGGCATCTCGGACACCCTGATCCGCTTCTCCGCGGGCATCGAGGACGTCGAGGACCTCATGGAGGATATGGAGCGGGGCTTTGCCGCCGCCAGACGCTGA
- a CDS encoding peroxiredoxin family protein: protein MRKMAWCLVLLAGVLCPWTALAGEASESSGSVPLAVGATFPDIPLGSDLSPEHRAYLGISGKTGPVSLADVTAPVVVVEIFSMYCPHCQKEAPALNELFDLLEKGGHAGKVTMLGIGAGNSAMEVEIYRAKFSPRFPLVPDQDFRAHDACGRVGTPFFYVLAKKPGETAYTVAISRLGRMDSPESLARDILAAAP, encoded by the coding sequence ATGCGAAAGATGGCCTGGTGTCTGGTCCTTTTGGCCGGTGTGCTGTGTCCCTGGACCGCACTGGCCGGGGAGGCGTCGGAATCCTCCGGTTCCGTGCCCCTGGCCGTCGGAGCGACGTTCCCGGACATCCCCCTGGGATCGGACCTTTCCCCGGAGCATCGGGCCTATCTGGGAATTTCCGGAAAGACCGGGCCGGTCTCGCTGGCGGACGTGACCGCCCCGGTCGTGGTGGTCGAAATCTTCAGCATGTACTGCCCCCATTGCCAAAAGGAGGCTCCAGCCCTCAACGAGCTGTTCGACCTCCTGGAAAAGGGCGGCCATGCCGGCAAGGTCACGATGCTCGGGATCGGCGCGGGCAACTCGGCCATGGAGGTGGAGATCTACCGGGCCAAGTTTTCCCCGCGTTTCCCCCTGGTCCCGGACCAGGACTTCCGCGCGCACGACGCCTGCGGCCGGGTGGGCACGCCGTTTTTCTACGTGCTTGCCAAAAAGCCGGGCGAGACGGCATATACAGTGGCCATAAGCCGCCTTGGGCGCATGGATTCACCCGAATCCCTCGCCAGGGATATCCTGGCGGCCGCACCGTGA
- a CDS encoding peroxiredoxin encodes MAFFVLASVLGIVLLGAVMAARGEPAPGFAESIFQSPAPQKPVDSVLAVAPGDPMPDFDLPAIDGGRVRLADFLGKKKLVISFVPAAWTPVCSGQWPGYNIAKEIFEAENAELIGISVDNVPSLHAWVTQMGGLWFPVASDFWPHGALARKLGILRPEGVTERAIFIVDEKGVIRSIAVSDINIRPDLGELVRALRDIP; translated from the coding sequence ATGGCCTTTTTCGTCCTGGCCTCGGTTCTGGGCATCGTGCTTCTCGGCGCGGTCATGGCCGCCCGAGGCGAGCCGGCCCCGGGTTTCGCGGAGAGCATCTTCCAGTCGCCCGCCCCGCAAAAGCCCGTGGACAGCGTCCTCGCCGTGGCCCCCGGCGACCCCATGCCCGACTTCGACCTGCCGGCCATCGACGGCGGCCGGGTCCGACTGGCCGACTTCCTGGGCAAAAAAAAGCTGGTCATCTCTTTTGTCCCGGCGGCCTGGACCCCGGTGTGCTCCGGACAGTGGCCGGGCTACAACATCGCCAAGGAGATCTTCGAGGCCGAGAACGCCGAACTTATAGGCATAAGCGTGGACAACGTGCCGTCCCTGCACGCCTGGGTGACCCAGATGGGCGGCCTGTGGTTCCCGGTGGCCTCGGATTTCTGGCCCCACGGCGCCCTGGCCCGAAAACTCGGCATCCTGCGCCCCGAGGGGGTCACCGAGCGGGCCATTTTTATCGTGGACGAGAAAGGCGTCATCCGGTCCATCGCCGTCAGCGACATCAATATCCGACCCGATCTGGGCGAACTGGTGCGGGCTCTGCGAGACATCCCGTAG
- the rbr gene encoding rubrerythrin: MKSVKGSQTEKNLLTAFSGESQARNRYTYFASVAKKEGFEQISFIFTETADQEKEHAKRLFKFLEGGELEITAAFPAGIIGCTVDNLKHAAEGEHYEQTVMYPDFATVAREEGYGLIASVFDAIAVAERFHERRYVELAGNIEADRVFKRPEKAVWRCRNCGYLHEGTQAPEKCPACDHPRAYFELLATNW; this comes from the coding sequence ATGAAATCCGTCAAAGGCAGCCAGACCGAAAAAAATCTGCTCACCGCGTTCTCCGGGGAATCCCAGGCCAGAAACCGCTACACCTATTTCGCCAGCGTGGCCAAGAAAGAGGGATTCGAGCAGATTTCGTTCATCTTCACCGAGACCGCGGACCAGGAAAAGGAACATGCCAAGCGGCTGTTCAAGTTCCTGGAGGGCGGCGAACTCGAAATCACCGCCGCCTTCCCGGCCGGGATCATCGGCTGTACCGTGGACAACCTCAAACACGCCGCCGAGGGCGAACATTACGAACAGACCGTCATGTACCCGGACTTCGCCACGGTGGCCCGTGAGGAGGGCTACGGCCTGATCGCCTCGGTCTTCGACGCCATTGCCGTGGCCGAACGCTTCCACGAACGCCGCTATGTGGAACTGGCCGGAAACATCGAGGCCGACCGGGTCTTCAAACGTCCGGAAAAGGCCGTGTGGCGATGTCGCAACTGCGGCTACCTCCACGAGGGAACCCAGGCCCCGGAAAAATGCCCGGCCTGCGACCACCCCCGGGCCTACTTCGAACTTCTGGCCACCAACTGGTAA
- a CDS encoding GNAT family N-acetyltransferase — MSTPEGRSTYAVSFRKAMAEIDRDQWNALAKPAATPFLEWDWLNLLETSGSVSMRTGWFPVHVQVRDGERLVAAAPLYVKGHGEGEFVFDHLWAEVARRMAVPYYPKLLGASPFTPATGYRFLIAPDMDERRICLVIMEALDRLCAVNGLSGVSFLFADPRFAALMRDMGMSSWLHQGYIWENPGYRSFADYLARFGSQGRKNILRERRSLRERGIRVRLFSNPDIPARLFEAMYRFYAATNDKFGDYGCHYLTPEFFQALPALPRDRLAFVAAFQDVNPDPLAMAMLVRKGDRLNGRYWGATHHVDFLHFELCYYTPIEWAIAQGIRLYDPGMGGEHKARRGFVSIPSTSLHRHRDPRFDRVFRSNLTEINRLERDYIDELNALLPFRRGPAPTGP; from the coding sequence ATGAGCACCCCCGAAGGCCGCTCCACCTACGCCGTCTCCTTCCGCAAGGCCATGGCCGAGATCGACCGGGACCAGTGGAACGCCCTGGCCAAGCCGGCGGCCACCCCGTTTCTCGAATGGGACTGGCTCAACCTGCTTGAGACCTCGGGCAGCGTGTCCATGCGCACGGGCTGGTTCCCGGTGCACGTCCAGGTCCGGGACGGGGAGCGGCTGGTGGCCGCGGCCCCCCTGTACGTCAAAGGCCACGGCGAAGGGGAGTTCGTCTTCGACCACCTGTGGGCCGAGGTGGCCAGGCGCATGGCCGTGCCGTACTATCCCAAACTCCTGGGGGCCTCGCCGTTCACCCCGGCCACGGGATACCGCTTCCTCATCGCCCCGGACATGGACGAGCGCAGGATATGTCTGGTGATCATGGAGGCCCTGGACCGGCTGTGCGCCGTCAACGGCCTCTCGGGCGTCTCCTTTCTCTTCGCCGACCCGCGTTTCGCCGCGCTCATGCGCGACATGGGCATGAGCTCCTGGTTGCACCAGGGTTATATCTGGGAGAACCCGGGCTACCGGTCCTTTGCCGACTATCTGGCCCGCTTCGGCAGCCAGGGCCGCAAAAACATCCTGCGCGAACGCCGATCCCTGCGCGAACGCGGCATCCGGGTCCGCCTTTTCTCAAACCCGGACATCCCCGCCCGGCTTTTCGAGGCCATGTACCGCTTCTATGCCGCCACCAACGACAAATTCGGCGACTACGGCTGCCACTACCTGACCCCGGAATTCTTCCAGGCCCTTCCCGCGCTCCCCCGGGATCGCCTGGCCTTCGTGGCCGCCTTCCAGGACGTAAACCCCGATCCCCTGGCCATGGCCATGCTCGTGCGCAAGGGCGACCGCCTGAACGGCCGCTACTGGGGCGCGACGCATCACGTGGATTTTTTGCACTTCGAACTGTGCTACTACACCCCCATCGAATGGGCCATCGCCCAGGGCATCCGGCTCTACGACCCGGGCATGGGCGGCGAACACAAGGCCCGGCGCGGCTTCGTGTCCATCCCCAGCACCAGCCTGCATCGCCACCGCGATCCCCGCTTCGACCGCGTCTTCCGGTCCAACCTGACCGAGATCAACCGCCTGGAACGCGACTACATCGACGAATTAAACGCCCTTTTGCCCTTCCGCCGCGGCCCGGCCCCGACCGGACCGTAG
- a CDS encoding class I SAM-dependent methyltransferase, whose translation MLIRYIPRATSPDQRLRRLVRAVLYLPTRARLFLDPAYPWINAGAVRFLRSRLHPDMRGLEFGGGRSTAFFSRRVASLVTVEHDAKWRRKVAALLHRFKAKNVTLAFLPPGATATGRIPRPDIWESLGVTPRRPEFAAYFDHILSYPDEHFDFVLVDGRARVECALNALAKIRPGGWLILDNSEWEKYAPIFQAVAAWKRLDFENGVWRTTIFLKPAPIAQAAPSGHPPRSGFPPRPLAP comes from the coding sequence ATGCTCATCCGCTACATCCCCCGCGCCACCTCTCCCGACCAGCGCCTGCGCCGGCTGGTCCGGGCCGTGCTCTACCTGCCCACCCGGGCCCGCCTTTTTCTTGACCCGGCCTATCCGTGGATCAATGCCGGGGCGGTCCGCTTTCTGCGCTCCCGCCTGCATCCGGACATGCGCGGCCTCGAGTTCGGGGGCGGCCGCAGCACGGCATTTTTCTCCCGGCGCGTGGCCTCCCTGGTGACCGTGGAACATGACGCCAAATGGCGGCGAAAGGTGGCGGCCCTCCTGCACCGTTTCAAGGCAAAAAACGTCACCCTGGCCTTTCTCCCCCCCGGGGCCACGGCCACAGGCCGCATCCCCCGGCCGGACATCTGGGAATCCCTGGGCGTCACGCCGCGCCGGCCCGAGTTCGCCGCCTATTTCGACCACATCCTTTCCTACCCCGACGAACACTTCGACTTCGTGCTGGTGGACGGCCGGGCCAGGGTGGAATGCGCCCTAAACGCCCTGGCCAAGATCAGGCCCGGCGGCTGGCTCATCCTGGACAACAGCGAATGGGAAAAATACGCCCCCATCTTTCAGGCCGTCGCCGCCTGGAAACGCCTTGACTTCGAAAACGGCGTGTGGCGCACCACGATCTTCCTCAAACCCGCCCCCATCGCCCAGGCCGCGCCATCCGGACACCCACCCCGTTCCGGGTTCCCGCCAAGGCCCCTTGCGCCATGA
- a CDS encoding STAS domain-containing protein, with translation MKLSITEKNGVLLVGQLPEKFDYTVCNDALRHITPALDSGGGKLVISFAGVTFLDSCGIGTLITLRNRLMKEKGAMALCDIGEHLEKILKITDLRKVFTLFGGVDEALAALSDAKPS, from the coding sequence ATGAAACTCTCCATCACCGAAAAAAACGGCGTGCTCCTGGTCGGCCAGCTTCCGGAAAAATTCGACTACACCGTGTGCAACGACGCCCTGCGGCACATCACCCCGGCCCTGGATTCCGGAGGCGGGAAGCTGGTCATCAGCTTCGCCGGCGTGACGTTTCTCGACAGTTGCGGCATCGGGACGCTCATCACCCTGCGCAACCGGCTGATGAAGGAAAAAGGGGCCATGGCCCTGTGCGACATTGGCGAACACCTGGAAAAGATCCTCAAAATCACCGACCTGCGCAAGGTGTTCACCCTGTTCGGCGGCGTGGACGAGGCCCTGGCCGCGCTTTCGGACGCCAAGCCCTCCTGA
- a CDS encoding cyclic nucleotide-binding domain-containing protein, translating into MKAAHMADLFDMTRWGEEFSRDEVEIIAAHLSLVNFADGECIFREGDREDFMAFIVSGQVDIAKESGDDMEAAIVTLHPRTHLGEMAFVDGEPRSATARARGDVTLLVLTKAHFQSILAENPDIGVKMLMKIAKLLSRRLRQTTGKLVTGEA; encoded by the coding sequence ATGAAAGCGGCACACATGGCGGACCTCTTCGACATGACCAGGTGGGGGGAGGAATTCTCCCGTGACGAGGTGGAGATCATCGCCGCCCATTTGAGCCTCGTGAACTTTGCCGACGGGGAATGCATCTTTCGCGAGGGTGACCGGGAGGATTTCATGGCCTTTATCGTCTCCGGCCAGGTGGACATCGCCAAGGAGAGCGGGGACGACATGGAGGCGGCCATCGTTACCCTGCACCCCCGGACGCATCTGGGGGAAATGGCCTTCGTGGATGGGGAACCTCGTTCGGCCACGGCCAGGGCCAGGGGCGACGTGACCCTGCTGGTCCTTACCAAGGCGCATTTTCAGTCCATTCTTGCGGAAAATCCGGATATCGGGGTGAAGATGCTCATGAAGATCGCCAAACTTTTGAGCCGCAGACTGCGCCAGACCACGGGGAAGCTGGTGACCGGGGAGGCGTGA
- a CDS encoding GGDEF domain-containing protein, translating to MKNDTQPPRPASCSEHLCATLDRLGVPRESKWRGLILYMRSIKEYDFLDAAQKELIQKLVVSVLKGKDFSEARFRELVRQNERILHDPWRRKMAATLKETAKLVGEMYQLFGRRRGDVEDLEATTVQAVESGKEIEEVIGNIRTGFRDMLAIMEKDVDILQELSLTDALTGIGNRRAFDQLAGEALETAGRLHDPLSLLMIDIDHFKVFNDEHGHRIGDQALATVGSLLKDFAEDYATKDGVNVTPTRYGGEEFTVVLPGVAKEQAGEMADILRSKIGRYHFVIRDVGGQIVSSGIKIKVSIGVAELLTDCGMAADLAHLVDAADKALYQAKAQGRDRVCLYDPSLSSESLRKKNGRA from the coding sequence ATGAAAAACGATACGCAACCGCCCCGGCCGGCGTCCTGCTCGGAACACCTGTGCGCCACCCTGGATCGTCTGGGCGTGCCTCGGGAGTCCAAGTGGCGGGGCCTTATCCTCTACATGCGCAGCATCAAGGAATATGACTTCCTCGATGCCGCCCAGAAGGAACTCATCCAGAAACTTGTAGTCAGCGTGCTCAAGGGCAAGGATTTTTCCGAGGCCAGGTTCCGTGAACTCGTGCGCCAGAACGAACGTATCCTGCATGATCCCTGGCGCAGGAAAATGGCCGCCACCCTCAAGGAGACGGCCAAGCTGGTGGGCGAGATGTACCAGCTTTTCGGACGCCGACGCGGCGACGTGGAGGACCTGGAGGCGACCACGGTCCAGGCCGTGGAAAGCGGCAAGGAGATCGAGGAGGTCATCGGGAATATCCGGACGGGCTTTCGGGACATGCTTGCGATCATGGAAAAAGACGTGGACATCCTCCAGGAACTGAGCCTCACCGATGCCCTGACCGGCATCGGCAACCGTCGAGCCTTTGACCAACTCGCCGGGGAGGCCCTGGAGACGGCCGGACGGCTCCATGATCCCCTGTCCCTGCTGATGATCGACATCGACCATTTCAAGGTGTTCAACGACGAGCACGGCCACCGCATCGGGGATCAGGCCCTGGCCACAGTGGGGTCGCTGCTCAAGGATTTTGCTGAGGACTACGCGACGAAAGACGGGGTGAACGTCACGCCGACCCGGTATGGCGGCGAGGAATTCACGGTGGTCCTGCCCGGGGTGGCCAAGGAGCAGGCCGGGGAGATGGCCGATATCCTGCGCAGCAAGATCGGACGCTATCATTTCGTGATCCGCGACGTGGGCGGACAGATCGTCAGTTCCGGAATCAAGATCAAGGTGAGCATCGGCGTGGCCGAACTGTTGACCGACTGCGGCATGGCCGCCGATCTGGCCCACCTGGTGGATGCGGCGGACAAGGCCCTCTATCAGGCCAAGGCCCAGGGACGGGATCGGGTGTGCCTGTACGATCCCAGCCTGTCTTCCGAGTCCCTGCGCAAGAAGAACGGCCGGGCCTAA
- a CDS encoding sensor domain-containing diguanylate cyclase has product MDDHCMTRAQLLDEVRLLRDRLAVLEKDGPKSVFVLENGHDGESRYRRLLESVTDYIYTVRVEPDGAFSTVHGPECQRVTGYTPSEYEADPLLWINMVPEEDREAVLAQARELLGGRDVPPLEHRIVHKDGSVRWVRNTPVLRRDILGKVTGYDGIINDITARKEAEEQIRRLSMHDALTGLPNREHYTVRMKQAIYRADRNAAKVAVLFVDLDGFKKVNDLYGHAAGDEVLLAVGERLLRCVRKSDLVARIGGDEFVVMLADLADASDAAGVAEKIVRALSRPFRAAGEVCRIGASVGISVYPEDCPALSPEAAAFGLLAQADAAMYAVKRAGRGGYRFHGAQQACFLSPRQ; this is encoded by the coding sequence ATGGACGATCATTGCATGACCAGGGCCCAACTCCTTGATGAGGTCCGTCTTTTGCGCGACAGGCTGGCCGTCCTGGAAAAAGACGGGCCGAAGTCCGTTTTCGTCCTGGAGAACGGACATGACGGCGAAAGTCGGTATCGGCGGCTTTTGGAATCGGTCACCGACTACATCTATACGGTCCGGGTCGAACCCGACGGCGCGTTTTCCACGGTCCACGGCCCGGAATGCCAGCGGGTCACCGGGTATACGCCTTCCGAGTACGAGGCGGATCCCCTGTTGTGGATCAACATGGTGCCCGAGGAGGACCGGGAGGCCGTGCTGGCCCAGGCCCGGGAGCTTCTTGGCGGCAGGGACGTCCCGCCCTTGGAGCATCGCATCGTGCACAAGGACGGGTCCGTGCGCTGGGTGCGCAACACCCCTGTGCTGCGCCGGGACATCCTGGGCAAGGTGACGGGATACGACGGCATCATCAACGACATCACGGCGCGCAAGGAGGCCGAGGAACAGATTCGTCGCCTGTCCATGCACGATGCCCTGACCGGGTTGCCCAACCGCGAGCACTACACCGTGCGCATGAAGCAGGCCATATACCGGGCCGACAGGAACGCGGCCAAGGTGGCGGTGTTGTTCGTGGATCTGGACGGCTTCAAGAAGGTCAACGACCTTTATGGCCACGCGGCGGGGGACGAGGTGTTGCTTGCCGTGGGGGAGCGACTCTTGCGGTGCGTGCGTAAGTCCGATCTGGTGGCCAGGATTGGCGGTGACGAATTCGTGGTCATGTTGGCCGATCTGGCCGATGCCTCGGATGCGGCCGGGGTGGCCGAGAAGATCGTGCGGGCGCTTTCGCGGCCGTTTCGGGCGGCGGGGGAGGTGTGCCGCATCGGGGCCAGCGTGGGCATCAGCGTCTATCCCGAGGATTGCCCGGCGTTAAGCCCGGAAGCGGCCGCGTTCGGGCTTCTGGCCCAGGCCGACGCGGCCATGTATGCGGTGAAACGGGCCGGTCGCGGCGGTTACCGGTTTCATGGCGCGCAACAAGCATGTTTTTTGTCCCCTCGTCAGTGA